A region from the Verrucomicrobiia bacterium genome encodes:
- the icd gene encoding NADP-dependent isocitrate dehydrogenase encodes MSYTTCTVPAHGAKIAIAGGKLEVPDQPIIPFIRGDGTGPDIWRASERVFDAAVARAYGGRRKVAWMEVFAGEESHRRFNEWLPDDTVQAFKEFLVGIKGPLTTPVGGGIRSLNVALRQLLDLYVCLRPVQYFTGVPSPVKHPEKVDMVIFRENTEDIYAGIEYAAGTPEAAKVLEFLQQTFPKQFDKIRFGTTGKAEAFWKSVGSEGFPTEVQVGLGIKPVSFSGSARLIHSAIAYAVRAGRKSVTLVHKGNIMKFTEGAFRDWGYQVAKEHFGAVEIDGGPWCRIPEGRPGAGIVIKDAIADITLQQVLTRPEDFDVIATLNLNGDYLSDALAAQVGGIGIAPGGNINYITGHAIFEATHGTAPKYAGKDMVNPGSVILSGEMMFRHLGWTEVADLILKGLNGAIGSRRVTYDFARQMEGATQIACSEFGENIVAHMG; translated from the coding sequence ATGTCCTACACCACCTGCACCGTCCCCGCCCATGGCGCCAAGATCGCCATCGCCGGCGGGAAGCTCGAGGTCCCTGATCAACCGATTATTCCGTTCATTCGTGGCGACGGCACGGGGCCCGACATCTGGCGGGCAAGCGAAAGGGTCTTCGATGCGGCCGTGGCCAGGGCCTACGGGGGCCGTCGCAAGGTGGCCTGGATGGAGGTGTTCGCGGGGGAGGAGAGCCATCGCCGCTTCAACGAATGGCTGCCGGACGACACGGTGCAGGCCTTCAAGGAATTCCTGGTCGGAATCAAGGGGCCCCTGACGACGCCGGTGGGCGGGGGTATCCGGTCCCTGAACGTCGCCCTGCGCCAGCTCCTCGACCTCTATGTCTGCCTGCGACCGGTCCAGTACTTCACAGGGGTTCCCAGCCCGGTGAAGCACCCGGAAAAGGTGGACATGGTGATCTTCCGGGAGAACACAGAAGACATCTACGCGGGGATCGAGTACGCCGCCGGAACTCCGGAGGCTGCCAAGGTTCTCGAGTTCCTGCAGCAGACCTTCCCCAAGCAGTTCGACAAGATCCGCTTCGGCACGACAGGGAAGGCGGAGGCTTTCTGGAAGAGTGTTGGCTCGGAGGGCTTCCCGACCGAGGTCCAAGTGGGCCTGGGGATCAAACCGGTCAGCTTCTCCGGCAGTGCCCGCCTGATTCACAGCGCCATCGCCTATGCCGTCCGAGCCGGACGCAAGTCCGTCACCCTGGTCCATAAGGGCAACATCATGAAGTTCACCGAGGGCGCATTCCGCGACTGGGGATACCAGGTGGCGAAAGAGCACTTTGGGGCGGTCGAGATCGATGGCGGACCCTGGTGCCGCATTCCCGAAGGCCGGCCCGGAGCCGGCATCGTGATCAAGGATGCCATTGCCGACATCACCCTGCAGCAGGTTCTGACCCGGCCGGAGGACTTCGATGTCATCGCCACCCTCAATCTCAACGGGGATTACCTGAGCGACGCGCTCGCCGCGCAGGTGGGCGGCATTGGAATCGCCCCGGGCGGCAACATCAATTACATCACCGGCCACGCCATCTTCGAGGCCACCCACGGCACGGCGCCCAAGTATGCCGGCAAGGACATGGTCAATCCCGGTTCGGTGATCCTGTCCGGGGAGATGATGTTCCGGCACCTCGGCTGGACAGAAGTGGCAGACCTGATTCTGAAGGGCCTTAACGGCGCCATCGGCAGCCGAAGGGTCACCTACGACTTTGCCCGGCAGATGGAAGGGGCGACGCAGATTGCCTGCAGCGAGTTCGGGGAGAACATCGTGGCCCACATGGGCTGA
- a CDS encoding lmo0937 family membrane protein, producing MLYTLALVLVIAWLLGLVSSYTLGGFIHILVIIAAVVILIRLIQGRRIH from the coding sequence ATGCTCTACACCCTGGCACTCGTTCTGGTCATAGCCTGGCTCCTCGGACTCGTCTCCTCCTATACGCTGGGCGGCTTCATCCACATTCTCGTCATCATCGCGGCCGTTGTGATCCTGATCCGCCTGATCCAGGGACGCCGGATCCATTGA
- a CDS encoding DUF883 domain-containing protein produces MNYSHFETPTALRNDLHSLADSARSLLDATSEATDRRITEAREHLLRTLDRGRDGFCRMQERTFDGARAAERVVREHPVTTAAVALGLGAILLCLLSGRRI; encoded by the coding sequence ATGAACTACTCTCACTTCGAAACCCCCACTGCCCTGCGAAACGACCTTCACTCCCTGGCCGACAGCGCCCGATCGCTGCTCGACGCCACATCCGAAGCCACCGATCGCCGGATCACCGAGGCAAGGGAACACCTTCTCCGGACCCTCGATCGCGGCCGTGACGGCTTTTGTCGCATGCAGGAGCGGACCTTCGACGGAGCGCGAGCCGCGGAACGCGTCGTCCGTGAACACCCCGTCACGACCGCCGCCGTCGCCCTCGGGCTTGGCGCCATCCTGCTCTGCCTGCTGTCCGGAAGGAGAATCTAA
- a CDS encoding CsbD family protein, giving the protein MNKLQIKGNWNVAKGLLKQRYGQLTDDDLTYVEGKEDELVGRIQRVTGRAREEVERAVREVCDG; this is encoded by the coding sequence ATGAACAAACTGCAGATCAAGGGGAACTGGAATGTCGCCAAAGGCCTGTTGAAGCAGCGGTACGGGCAGCTCACGGACGATGACCTGACCTACGTCGAGGGCAAGGAGGATGAACTAGTCGGGCGGATCCAACGGGTCACCGGCCGTGCCAGGGAGGAGGTGGAACGGGCCGTTCGCGAAGTATGCGACGGCTGA
- the rplU gene encoding 50S ribosomal protein L21: protein MYAVLETGGKQYRVAAGDRLEIERLAVEPGQSVTFERVLLLQRDGQVRVGAPVVEGAKVVADLIEHKRGEKEIVWKMKRRKGYHKKQGHRQELSVVEVKEIQG, encoded by the coding sequence ATGTATGCCGTTCTAGAGACAGGCGGAAAACAATACCGTGTTGCGGCCGGTGATCGTTTGGAGATCGAGCGTCTTGCCGTGGAGCCCGGGCAATCGGTGACCTTCGAGCGGGTGCTTTTGCTCCAGCGTGATGGCCAGGTGCGTGTTGGCGCGCCGGTGGTCGAGGGAGCGAAGGTCGTTGCCGACCTGATCGAGCACAAGCGAGGCGAGAAGGAGATCGTCTGGAAGATGAAGCGGCGCAAAGGGTACCACAAGAAACAGGGGCACCGGCAGGAGTTGTCGGTGGTGGAGGTGAAAGAGATCCAAGGCTGA
- the rpmA gene encoding 50S ribosomal protein L27 — protein MAHKKGQGSSRNGRDSNSKRLGVKRFGGEQVTAGTILVRQRGSRFHPGRNVGVGRDWTLYALADGHVKFETHARRIHVLAPVPATLAAADSASSSESDKN, from the coding sequence ATGGCACACAAGAAAGGTCAGGGCAGTTCGCGCAACGGGCGCGACAGCAACAGCAAGCGGCTGGGTGTGAAGCGTTTCGGTGGGGAGCAGGTCACTGCCGGCACGATTTTGGTCCGGCAGCGCGGCTCCCGCTTTCATCCAGGTCGAAACGTCGGAGTGGGGCGGGATTGGACCTTGTATGCGCTGGCCGACGGTCATGTGAAGTTTGAGACCCACGCAAGGCGGATCCATGTGCTTGCTCCGGTCCCGGCGACGCTGGCGGCGGCCGACAGCGCATCGTCTTCGGAATCCGACAAAAACTAG
- the obgE gene encoding GTPase ObgE — protein sequence MFVDEVRIFARAGHGGKGCVAFLREAYRPKGGPDGGNGGRGGSVILEADHDLNNLIQQFYQPRLIARNGDHGMGKGMDGHAGKDLLVKVPCGTLVWRLPDPVPQPPVVPEAESPAEPSRPSSAPLLQAGTSQRPLIRHVGSVRAMEVDLSAESPEAGGAGDERELVADLTAHGQRLVLCKGGRGGLGNRNFATATRQTPRFAQPGEPGEEGHFLFELRILADVGLVGFPNAGKSTLLTAISKARPKIAPYPFTTLTPQIGIVEYPDFHRIVVCDVPGLIEGAHRNVGLGHAFLRHIRRCRTLVTVLDMAGTDGRRPWDDYRQLLLELERYDPDLLGRPRLVVANKMDEPAAEANLRSFKRRVPKVRVIPMAAAFDEGIEVFKGVVRETLEDAADLPAPPGDVAPDGDGD from the coding sequence ATGTTCGTGGATGAGGTCCGGATCTTCGCCCGCGCAGGCCATGGCGGAAAGGGCTGCGTGGCCTTTCTGCGCGAGGCCTACCGTCCCAAGGGCGGTCCCGATGGCGGCAACGGAGGGCGCGGCGGAAGCGTGATCCTCGAGGCCGACCACGACCTCAACAACCTCATCCAGCAATTCTACCAGCCCCGTTTGATCGCGAGGAATGGGGACCATGGAATGGGGAAGGGGATGGATGGCCATGCCGGGAAGGATCTGCTCGTGAAGGTCCCCTGCGGCACACTGGTGTGGCGCCTGCCGGACCCGGTTCCTCAACCTCCGGTCGTTCCCGAAGCGGAGTCCCCCGCCGAGCCCTCCCGACCGTCCAGTGCGCCCCTCCTCCAAGCGGGCACCAGCCAGCGTCCGCTGATCCGACACGTCGGTTCGGTGCGCGCCATGGAGGTGGATCTCTCCGCCGAATCGCCCGAAGCAGGCGGGGCTGGCGACGAGCGCGAGTTGGTGGCCGACCTGACGGCGCACGGGCAGCGGTTGGTGCTCTGCAAGGGAGGGCGGGGTGGCTTGGGCAACCGCAACTTCGCCACCGCCACCCGCCAGACGCCGCGCTTTGCCCAGCCGGGGGAACCCGGGGAGGAAGGTCATTTCCTGTTCGAATTGCGAATCCTGGCCGATGTCGGGTTGGTCGGGTTTCCCAACGCCGGGAAGTCCACCCTGCTGACGGCGATCTCCAAGGCGCGTCCGAAAATCGCCCCCTATCCCTTCACCACGCTCACCCCTCAAATCGGGATCGTCGAGTATCCCGACTTCCACCGGATCGTCGTCTGCGATGTGCCCGGGCTCATCGAAGGGGCCCACCGCAATGTGGGATTGGGACACGCCTTCCTCCGTCACATCCGGCGTTGCCGGACGCTGGTGACCGTCCTGGACATGGCCGGGACCGACGGGCGCCGGCCGTGGGATGATTATCGTCAGCTTCTGCTCGAGTTGGAACGGTACGACCCGGATCTGCTTGGGCGTCCCCGCCTGGTGGTGGCCAACAAGATGGATGAACCGGCCGCCGAGGCGAACCTGCGATCGTTCAAGCGCCGGGTTCCGAAGGTGCGGGTCATTCCCATGGCGGCCGCGTTCGATGAGGGGATCGAGGTGTTCAAGGGGGTGGTGCGGGAAACGTTGGAGGACGCCGCCGACCTCCCGGCGCCGCCTGGCGATGTGGCACCCGACGGAGATGGCGACTAG
- a CDS encoding DUF4126 domain-containing protein, which produces MDTVFGVLAGLALAAACGFRVFVPLWVASLAVHAGYLEPTEGFAWLGTWPALIMFTVATVAEITAYYVPWLDNFLDTLASPAAVVAGSVVAASFAVDMDPFLRWTLAIVAGGGLAATVQTGTVAARGMSLSMSGGITNPGVSTAELGGALVTSTLAVVMPWLAILGLVAVGLLAVTFVVRRRSGSRVG; this is translated from the coding sequence ATGGATACCGTCTTTGGCGTTCTCGCGGGTCTGGCCCTGGCCGCCGCATGCGGATTTCGCGTCTTCGTTCCCCTTTGGGTGGCCAGTCTGGCCGTGCATGCCGGCTATCTCGAACCCACCGAGGGGTTCGCCTGGCTCGGCACCTGGCCCGCCCTGATCATGTTCACCGTGGCCACCGTGGCTGAAATCACCGCGTACTACGTCCCCTGGCTGGACAATTTCCTCGATACCCTCGCCTCCCCCGCCGCGGTGGTCGCCGGCAGCGTCGTGGCGGCTTCGTTCGCGGTGGATATGGACCCCTTCCTTCGCTGGACGCTGGCCATCGTCGCCGGCGGCGGACTGGCAGCGACCGTGCAGACCGGCACGGTTGCCGCACGCGGGATGTCCCTCTCGATGAGCGGCGGCATCACCAATCCCGGGGTATCCACCGCGGAACTGGGCGGTGCCCTGGTCACCAGTACCCTGGCCGTTGTCATGCCGTGGCTGGCCATCCTCGGCCTGGTGGCCGTCGGACTCCTGGCCGTCACCTTCGTCGTGCGACGCCGGTCCGGCAGCCGGGTCGGCTGA
- the nadB gene encoding L-aspartate oxidase, with protein sequence MTGVERFDFVVLGTGIAGLFFALKVAARGRVALVTKKSRADSNTNWAQGGIAAVLGPGDSFEDHVQDTLDAGAGLCREDIVRTIVSEGPDAIRELIAFGMQFDAIEGSDPATRGTPHLTREGGHSRRRVLHYRDVTGREVERALLAATERERNLTVFEGHLAIDLITRRKLGLAGDDRCLGVYVLDRATGAVKAFQAPVTVLATGGCGKVYLYTTNPDIATGDGVAMASRAGVSIANMEFIQFHPTCLYHPKAKSFLISEAVRGEGGILKTRDGLEFMDRYDARKSLAPRDVVARAIDSEMKRSGAEHVVLEITHKPAPFIISHFPNIYRTCLEYGIDMTKEPIPVVPAAHYQCGGVVTTLDGETSLPGLLAIGEVACTGLHGANRLASNSLLEAVVCARRAARQLLDRQIAVSDTSIPPWRSGQAADADEMVVVSHNWDEIRRLMWDYVGIVRTNKRLQRAAKRLALLQEEIREYYWNFTVSADLLELRNIATVAELIVRCALERLESRGLHYNLDYPDPDPAWAQRDTVIGGIAGPGP encoded by the coding sequence ATGACGGGCGTGGAACGTTTTGACTTCGTGGTGCTGGGCACGGGCATCGCCGGTTTGTTCTTTGCCCTGAAGGTGGCGGCCCGTGGCCGGGTGGCCCTGGTGACCAAGAAGAGCCGGGCCGATTCCAATACCAACTGGGCCCAGGGCGGCATCGCGGCCGTGCTGGGTCCGGGCGATTCCTTCGAGGATCACGTGCAGGACACCCTCGATGCCGGCGCGGGATTGTGCCGCGAGGACATCGTTCGCACGATCGTCAGCGAGGGTCCGGACGCGATCCGCGAGTTGATTGCCTTCGGGATGCAGTTCGATGCCATCGAAGGTTCGGACCCGGCCACACGCGGAACCCCGCACCTGACCCGCGAAGGCGGACACTCCCGTCGCCGGGTGCTGCACTATCGGGATGTGACCGGGCGCGAAGTGGAGCGGGCCCTCCTGGCGGCGACGGAGCGGGAACGGAACCTGACGGTCTTCGAGGGCCACCTGGCCATCGACCTGATCACGCGGCGCAAGCTGGGATTGGCCGGAGACGACCGCTGTCTTGGCGTGTATGTGCTCGATCGGGCGACGGGAGCCGTCAAGGCGTTTCAGGCCCCGGTGACGGTGCTGGCCACCGGCGGATGCGGAAAGGTCTATCTCTACACCACCAACCCGGACATCGCGACGGGGGACGGCGTGGCCATGGCCAGCCGGGCGGGGGTGTCCATCGCCAACATGGAGTTCATTCAGTTCCACCCCACCTGCCTGTACCACCCCAAGGCCAAGTCCTTCCTCATCTCCGAGGCGGTCCGCGGCGAAGGGGGCATTCTCAAGACCCGCGACGGGTTGGAGTTCATGGACCGATATGATGCCCGGAAGTCCCTGGCCCCGCGGGATGTGGTGGCCCGGGCCATCGATTCGGAGATGAAACGGAGCGGCGCGGAGCACGTGGTGCTGGAAATCACCCACAAGCCGGCACCGTTCATCATCTCGCACTTCCCCAATATCTACCGGACCTGCCTTGAGTACGGGATCGACATGACCAAGGAACCGATCCCGGTGGTGCCGGCCGCCCATTACCAGTGCGGGGGCGTGGTGACCACCCTGGACGGCGAAACCTCCCTGCCCGGCCTTCTGGCCATCGGCGAGGTCGCCTGCACCGGGCTCCATGGCGCCAACCGCCTGGCCAGCAATTCGCTCCTCGAAGCGGTGGTCTGCGCCCGCCGTGCCGCCCGCCAGCTCCTCGATCGGCAGATTGCCGTTTCGGACACGTCCATCCCGCCCTGGCGATCGGGCCAGGCCGCCGACGCCGACGAGATGGTCGTGGTATCCCACAACTGGGATGAGATCCGGCGCCTGATGTGGGACTACGTCGGCATTGTCCGGACCAACAAGCGACTGCAGCGGGCGGCGAAACGCCTGGCCCTCCTCCAGGAGGAAATCCGCGAGTACTACTGGAACTTCACTGTCAGCGCGGACCTCCTGGAGCTGCGGAATATCGCCACCGTTGCGGAGTTGATCGTCCGCTGCGCCCTCGAGCGCCTGGAAAGCCGGGGACTCCACTACAACCTCGACTATCCCGATCCGGACCCCGCCTGGGCCCAGCGCGACACCGTGATCGGCGGTATCGCAGGGCCGGGTCCGTGA